In the Streptomyces formicae genome, one interval contains:
- a CDS encoding TetR/AcrR family transcriptional regulator, translated as MTGVRLSVAERRAELLAATVEQIEARGVTAVRIADVAASLGVSNALVLYHFSSKERLVAAAFEHAAQADLARLRGILTRRTSALRRLRAAVRWYAPTGQAKGWRLWIEGWSAALREPALRAVTRDLDQQWKAALAEVIEQGTATGEFRCADPEGAALRLTALLDGLAVQMTAYDGAVSRARTRAWADAALARELGLSEDDLRAA; from the coding sequence GTGACAGGAGTGCGGCTGAGCGTGGCGGAGCGGCGGGCGGAACTCCTCGCCGCCACCGTCGAACAGATCGAGGCGCGAGGAGTCACCGCCGTGCGCATCGCCGATGTCGCCGCGTCCCTCGGAGTGAGCAACGCGCTGGTCCTGTACCACTTCTCGTCCAAGGAGCGGCTCGTCGCCGCGGCCTTCGAGCACGCGGCGCAGGCCGACCTGGCGCGACTGCGCGGGATACTCACCCGCCGCACCTCCGCGCTGCGCAGGCTGCGCGCGGCCGTGCGCTGGTACGCGCCGACCGGGCAGGCCAAGGGCTGGCGACTGTGGATCGAGGGCTGGTCGGCCGCGCTGCGGGAGCCTGCGCTGCGGGCGGTCACGCGCGACCTGGACCAGCAGTGGAAGGCCGCGCTCGCCGAGGTCATCGAGCAGGGCACGGCCACGGGCGAGTTCCGCTGCGCGGACCCCGAGGGCGCGGCCCTGCGGCTCACCGCGCTGCTCGACGGGCTCGCCGTGCAGATGACCGCGTACGACGGCGCGGTGTCCCGCGCCAGGACGCGGGCCTGGGCCGACGCGGCGCTCGCCCGCGAACTGGGCCTGTCGGAGGACGACTTGCGGGCGGCGTAG
- a CDS encoding 2OG-Fe(II) oxygenase family protein: MTTPNSRTARALFHPDTARPPVSLPPMPGERQARTAYPAVDLERSRIDGDELLFEREGGFDRALAMGFFLLRIPEGLDTDAGDRFAAHFHEDPAGDALDRYRGFRDTHVPGDYQGYFDREHDQWENFYIEKGNWPLLPSEVAALGHRMTGLGIDVLRAVLRHVDVPPHLWNEVSGGLSDHGGHQMLAFNHFRSRKATRGCKFHRDSGWVTVLRSTEPGLLALIDGELGAVNPEPGCFIVNFGSSLEVLTSALPRPVRANVHGVVSTERPEGRPDRISYVTFLDSALDGTVYRLDEGRAHPVQSVADFAAQEVTRTYDDDGAL; this comes from the coding sequence ATGACCACCCCCAACTCCCGTACGGCACGGGCCCTCTTCCACCCCGACACCGCAAGACCCCCGGTCAGCCTGCCGCCGATGCCGGGCGAACGGCAGGCGAGGACCGCCTACCCCGCGGTCGACCTCGAACGCTCCAGGATCGACGGCGACGAACTGCTCTTCGAACGCGAAGGAGGCTTCGACCGCGCCCTGGCCATGGGGTTCTTTCTGCTGCGCATCCCCGAAGGGCTCGACACCGACGCCGGGGACCGGTTCGCCGCACACTTCCACGAGGACCCGGCGGGCGACGCCCTCGACCGCTACCGGGGCTTCCGTGACACCCACGTGCCCGGCGACTACCAGGGCTACTTCGACCGAGAGCACGACCAGTGGGAGAACTTCTACATAGAGAAGGGCAACTGGCCGCTGCTGCCGTCCGAGGTCGCGGCCCTCGGACACCGGATGACCGGCCTCGGCATCGACGTCCTCCGCGCGGTCCTGCGGCACGTGGACGTCCCGCCGCACCTGTGGAACGAGGTGTCCGGCGGCCTCTCCGACCACGGCGGACACCAGATGCTCGCCTTCAACCACTTCCGCTCGCGCAAGGCGACCCGAGGGTGCAAGTTCCACCGCGACTCGGGGTGGGTGACCGTACTGCGCTCCACCGAGCCGGGCCTGCTCGCGCTCATCGACGGGGAGCTGGGGGCCGTGAACCCCGAACCCGGCTGCTTCATCGTGAACTTCGGCAGCTCGCTCGAGGTGCTCACCTCCGCCCTGCCCCGGCCGGTGCGCGCGAACGTGCACGGCGTGGTCTCCACCGAACGCCCCGAGGGCAGGCCCGACCGCATCTCGTACGTGACGTTCCTCGACTCCGCACTCGACGGCACCGTCTACCGGCTCGACGAGGGCAGGGCGCACCCCGTGCAGTCGGTCGCGGACTTCGCCGCCCAGGAGGTGACACGGACGTATGACGACGACGGCGCGCTGTAG
- a CDS encoding 2OG-Fe(II) oxygenase family protein, producing the protein MSTAAGQISAAALRGWQLAELRGGQLHFTAADGLRRALKDGFFYVRQPAGTELSAGDRFARSFYLEGGGAGDGPRDPYRGFHRWTSEQLGRHQGYFCRDADQTEQFFLEKAWWDRVYPAALVQQAERMRDFALAVQRAVLARLDLPRELWEEATGHSLTPHGTHTLTFNHFRPEVAARGLNIHKDSGWVTVLRSTERGLEVDRDGDWCPIDPIPGTFIVNFGCAMEILMRHTATPVAAVAHRVVRQPPSGGAKPDRFSYALFVDSTLDDRVCPGLFAYEPGGGLRLEAGFGTFLDDILDNTYREDTTGLY; encoded by the coding sequence ATGAGCACGGCAGCAGGACAGATCTCCGCCGCCGCCCTGCGGGGCTGGCAGCTGGCCGAACTGCGCGGCGGACAGCTGCACTTCACCGCCGCCGACGGACTGCGGCGCGCGCTGAAGGACGGCTTCTTCTACGTGCGGCAGCCCGCCGGGACCGAACTGTCGGCGGGGGACCGCTTCGCGCGCTCCTTCTACCTGGAGGGAGGAGGAGCCGGGGACGGGCCGCGGGACCCCTACCGCGGATTCCACCGGTGGACCTCGGAGCAACTCGGCCGACACCAGGGCTACTTCTGCCGCGACGCCGACCAGACCGAACAGTTCTTCCTGGAGAAGGCATGGTGGGACCGGGTCTATCCGGCCGCGCTCGTCCAGCAGGCCGAGCGCATGCGTGACTTCGCGCTCGCCGTCCAGCGTGCGGTGCTCGCCCGCCTCGACCTGCCGCGTGAGCTGTGGGAGGAGGCCACCGGGCACAGCCTGACCCCGCACGGCACCCACACCCTGACCTTCAACCACTTCCGTCCCGAGGTCGCCGCGCGCGGCCTGAACATCCACAAGGACTCCGGCTGGGTGACGGTCCTGCGGTCCACCGAGCGCGGTCTCGAAGTGGACAGGGACGGCGACTGGTGCCCCATCGACCCGATTCCCGGCACCTTCATCGTCAACTTCGGCTGTGCGATGGAGATCCTGATGCGGCACACCGCGACGCCGGTGGCCGCGGTGGCCCACCGTGTGGTGCGCCAGCCGCCGAGCGGCGGGGCCAAGCCCGACCGCTTCTCGTACGCCCTGTTCGTGGACAGCACGCTCGACGACCGCGTCTGTCCCGGCCTGTTCGCCTACGAGCCGGGCGGCGGCCTGCGCCTGGAGGCGGGGTTCGGGACCTTCCTCGACGACATCCTCGACAACACCTACCGGGAGGACACCACGGGTCTGTACTGA
- a CDS encoding 2OG-Fe(II) oxygenase family protein, which translates to MTKDTLTLPAAEVDEGGTLRFASPADAERALDLGAFNVAVPDDLDVSAGLAFCRSFYQPATGRPGDRHRGHREHGHAASKLGYEDRPDQVEQLQLESFLWQEYLPDDVTEVLRRMRQLTLDVLYGVFDTAGVPEGDRDLITGGARQDTGLCYTTVNHYRAGLSDRAGIVEHSDSGFITTICTDQPGYEILHEGRWLPVRERPGHFTVNLGDAFRVLTRKLPRPVTAVYHRVPELRPDAGVPDRSSFTVYMGPRYDMSLYQYDTGGRLREYQSFRDFSVEKAGKLGYAFHSRV; encoded by the coding sequence ATGACGAAGGACACCCTCACCCTCCCCGCGGCCGAGGTCGACGAAGGGGGCACCCTGCGGTTCGCCTCACCGGCCGACGCCGAACGCGCGCTCGACCTCGGCGCGTTCAACGTGGCGGTCCCCGACGACCTCGACGTGAGCGCGGGCCTCGCCTTCTGCCGCAGCTTCTACCAGCCGGCGACCGGACGGCCGGGCGACCGTCACCGAGGCCACCGCGAACACGGCCACGCGGCCTCCAAGCTGGGCTACGAGGACCGGCCCGACCAGGTCGAACAGCTCCAGCTCGAAAGCTTCCTGTGGCAGGAGTACCTGCCGGACGACGTCACCGAGGTGCTGCGGCGGATGCGGCAGCTGACCCTGGACGTCCTCTACGGAGTGTTCGATACGGCGGGCGTGCCCGAGGGCGACCGCGACCTCATCACCGGCGGCGCCCGCCAGGACACCGGCCTGTGCTACACGACGGTCAATCACTACCGTGCGGGCCTGAGCGACCGCGCCGGGATCGTCGAGCACTCCGACAGCGGGTTCATCACCACGATCTGCACCGACCAGCCCGGCTACGAGATCCTCCACGAGGGCCGCTGGCTGCCGGTGCGCGAGCGCCCCGGGCACTTCACCGTCAACCTCGGCGACGCCTTCCGGGTCCTGACCAGGAAGCTGCCGAGGCCCGTGACCGCCGTCTACCACCGCGTGCCGGAGCTGCGCCCGGACGCGGGCGTTCCGGACCGCTCCTCCTTCACGGTCTACATGGGCCCCCGCTACGACATGTCGCTTTACCAGTACGACACCGGGGGGAGACTGCGCGAGTACCAGAGCTTCCGCGACTTCTCGGTGGAGAAGGCGGGCAAGCTCGGCTACGCATTCCACTCCCGCGTATGA
- a CDS encoding carboxymuconolactone decarboxylase family protein — MARISLTPRRTPFFRIMEWYSRRTYGKVLDPGKALAHHPRALWSYLRFEQSLAKWNKLDEGLKQLAVMASSASIGCSWCMDFGFWESHRRGMDAHKLHDVPAWRDSDAYTPLERDVMEYAEAMSATPPTVDDDLAERLRTRLGEPAFVELTSMVAMENYRSRFNSALGLTSQGFKDSCDLRDAPRQAAG; from the coding sequence ATGGCCCGCATCTCGCTCACCCCTCGCCGCACGCCGTTCTTCCGGATCATGGAGTGGTACTCCCGGCGCACCTACGGCAAGGTCCTCGACCCCGGCAAGGCCCTGGCCCACCACCCGCGTGCCCTGTGGTCCTACCTCCGCTTCGAGCAGAGCCTGGCGAAGTGGAACAAGCTGGACGAGGGCCTCAAGCAGCTGGCCGTGATGGCGTCGTCCGCCTCGATCGGCTGCTCCTGGTGCATGGACTTCGGGTTCTGGGAGTCGCACAGGCGCGGCATGGACGCGCACAAGCTGCACGACGTCCCCGCCTGGCGCGACAGCGACGCGTACACCCCGCTGGAGCGGGACGTGATGGAGTACGCGGAGGCGATGAGCGCGACCCCGCCGACCGTCGACGACGACCTCGCCGAGCGGCTGCGCACCCGCCTCGGCGAGCCCGCCTTCGTCGAGCTGACCTCGATGGTCGCCATGGAGAACTACCGCTCGCGCTTCAACTCCGCGCTCGGCCTCACCAGCCAGGGCTTCAAGGACTCCTGCGACCTGCGGGACGCGCCGCGTCAGGCCGCCGGGTGA
- a CDS encoding MBL fold metallo-hydrolase: protein MSRSLIPGLRALRPAAFGADPEGARMARIRRSPNFSVAEGTFQNPLGARTRPTGSTAEFAKIYFRKEERVRRGPTGTVPVHATTLADLVRPPADGLRVTWMGHSSVLVEIDGHRVLFDPVWADRCSPFAFAGPKRLHPVPVPLEALGPVDAVVISHDHYDHLDMPTIKALAATDTVFAVPLGVGAHLERWGVPAERLHELDWHESAKVAGLTLTATPARHFCGRGLRNQQHTLWASWVVAGSEHRVYHSGDTGYFPGFREIGDQYGPFDTTMIQIGAYSDFWPDIHMTPQEGMRAHLDLQGGRPQGVMLPIHWGTFNLAPHPWSEPGEGTLAAAREEGATIALPRPGEPFEPGSDAVPGVPWWRGVAVVPDGGWVDADAEEAGPRAATSGEPEAAPVG, encoded by the coding sequence GTGTCCCGGTCCCTGATTCCCGGGCTCCGCGCCCTGCGGCCCGCCGCCTTCGGAGCGGATCCTGAGGGTGCGCGGATGGCGCGGATCCGCAGGTCCCCGAACTTCTCCGTCGCGGAGGGCACGTTCCAGAATCCCCTGGGAGCGCGGACCCGGCCGACCGGGTCGACCGCGGAGTTCGCGAAGATCTACTTCCGCAAGGAGGAGCGCGTCCGACGCGGGCCCACCGGCACGGTTCCGGTGCACGCCACGACCCTCGCCGACCTGGTGAGGCCGCCCGCCGACGGGCTGCGGGTCACCTGGATGGGGCACTCCAGCGTGCTCGTCGAGATCGACGGTCACCGGGTGCTCTTCGACCCGGTCTGGGCCGATCGCTGCTCGCCGTTCGCCTTCGCGGGGCCGAAGCGACTGCACCCGGTGCCGGTGCCGCTCGAAGCGCTCGGTCCGGTCGACGCCGTGGTCATCTCGCACGATCACTACGACCACCTGGACATGCCGACGATCAAGGCCCTGGCCGCTACGGACACGGTGTTCGCGGTGCCGCTGGGCGTCGGCGCCCACCTGGAGCGCTGGGGCGTGCCCGCCGAGCGGCTGCACGAGCTGGACTGGCACGAGTCGGCGAAGGTGGCGGGCCTGACCCTGACCGCCACGCCCGCGCGGCACTTCTGCGGGCGTGGCCTGCGCAATCAGCAGCACACGCTGTGGGCGTCGTGGGTGGTCGCGGGGTCCGAGCACCGGGTGTACCACAGCGGGGACACCGGCTATTTCCCCGGTTTCCGCGAGATCGGTGACCAGTACGGCCCCTTCGACACCACGATGATCCAGATCGGTGCCTACAGTGATTTCTGGCCCGACATCCACATGACTCCGCAGGAGGGCATGCGGGCCCATCTGGACCTCCAGGGCGGGCGGCCGCAGGGCGTCATGCTGCCGATCCACTGGGGCACGTTCAACCTCGCTCCGCACCCGTGGTCGGAGCCCGGCGAGGGCACCCTGGCCGCCGCGCGCGAGGAAGGGGCCACGATCGCGCTGCCCCGCCCCGGCGAGCCCTTCGAGCCCGGGTCGGACGCGGTGCCCGGTGTGCCGTGGTGGCGGGGCGTCGCGGTCGTGCCGGACGGCGGCTGGGTCGATGCCGATGCCGAGGAGGCGGGGCCGCGGGCCGCGACGAGCGGGGAGCCGGAGGCGGCGCCGGTCGGATAG
- a CDS encoding SIMPL domain-containing protein — translation MHAVRSLSTVAVALAALGLPAAPAVAAHARPATTVAPAVAPAPATVTVTGAGSASAAPDLAVLSAGVEVTEKTADKALAAQNSAAEALLAAVRKAGVADKDVTTEGLSLSAVHQDEDGTAKLTGYQASQVFSIKVRAIDRTGAVIQAVVDAAGDAGRVHSVAFDVADAGALRAAARDRAYQDARDKAAQYAKLSGRRLGRLVSLDESDGGRPRPVPMPVAAFAKEGVPLAPGQVQDEVSVTAVFELR, via the coding sequence ATGCACGCAGTACGTTCCCTCAGCACCGTCGCCGTGGCGCTCGCCGCACTCGGGCTGCCCGCCGCGCCGGCCGTCGCCGCGCACGCCCGCCCCGCGACGACCGTCGCACCCGCCGTCGCCCCGGCCCCCGCCACGGTCACCGTGACCGGCGCGGGCAGCGCGTCCGCCGCGCCCGACCTGGCCGTGCTCAGCGCGGGCGTGGAGGTCACCGAGAAGACCGCCGACAAGGCGCTGGCCGCGCAGAACTCGGCGGCGGAAGCGCTGCTCGCCGCCGTCCGCAAGGCGGGCGTGGCCGACAAGGACGTCACCACGGAGGGCCTCTCGCTCTCCGCCGTCCACCAGGACGAGGACGGGACGGCGAAGCTCACCGGCTACCAGGCGTCGCAGGTGTTCTCGATCAAGGTCCGTGCCATCGACAGGACGGGCGCGGTGATCCAGGCGGTCGTGGACGCGGCCGGTGACGCGGGGCGCGTCCACTCGGTGGCGTTCGACGTCGCGGACGCGGGCGCGCTGCGGGCCGCGGCGCGCGACCGGGCGTACCAGGACGCCCGTGACAAGGCCGCGCAGTACGCCAAGCTCTCCGGGCGCCGCCTCGGCCGACTGGTCTCGCTCGACGAGAGTGACGGCGGGCGCCCCCGGCCGGTGCCGATGCCGGTCGCCGCGTTCGCCAAGGAGGGCGTGCCGCTGGCGCCGGGGCAGGTCCAGGACGAGGTCTCGGTGACGGCGGTGTTCGAACTGCGTTAG
- a CDS encoding cytochrome P450: MSVSADRPRALRRAAGTIALPQGPGAPFPGVVAHHEGPSRLHGHAPAFHESTVVRGEPASHYFRASGISARAEENGGLCTFWMGEKLALYQITNEALVGDDVLAPSTDANRELFGDFMGSMPHDHPDRPAKRAAVERSLGNAKFVERIEPAVRRHAAEHLGRAAGRAVPLDDFALSLTAYVDSLIPGVLDLTQRPLPDYLDSAEYGRVVRGFFDLASDVISNDNPAAMREFDVIVPFVRDLLTANFDALDAAPESNMIRRHFVLWGLPFTRASVAALDAARIKELGTVIVATYDTTALSLTWAIGYVEATPEVKAAVVAEARRGGGAGCPRATASPSVIDLAVLEAVRLGGSNPSALWRRTTEPFTLHHEGAAVTVPAGTMMWLDRRQANRDPAVFPEPCRFAPANIEAIVRTDRETVSSLLSRGRYEINSFSMVNADRNPRKCPGRLFSVRMQSVVLAELYGHYTVATRGVDLRLKHHASMPRPASPGTITIRPDADVARDPATRREPTP; encoded by the coding sequence ATGAGCGTCTCCGCCGACCGTCCCCGCGCCCTGCGCCGGGCCGCCGGGACCATCGCCCTGCCGCAAGGCCCCGGTGCTCCCTTCCCCGGCGTCGTCGCCCACCACGAAGGTCCGAGTCGGCTGCACGGCCACGCCCCCGCGTTCCACGAGTCGACCGTGGTGCGCGGCGAGCCCGCGTCGCACTACTTCCGTGCCAGTGGCATCAGCGCCCGCGCCGAGGAGAACGGCGGCCTGTGCACGTTCTGGATGGGGGAGAAGCTGGCCCTCTACCAGATCACCAACGAGGCCCTCGTCGGCGACGACGTCCTGGCGCCCTCCACCGACGCCAACCGCGAACTGTTCGGCGACTTCATGGGCTCCATGCCGCACGACCATCCGGACCGCCCCGCGAAGCGGGCCGCGGTCGAACGGTCCCTGGGCAATGCCAAGTTCGTCGAGCGGATCGAGCCCGCCGTCCGTCGGCACGCGGCCGAGCACCTCGGCCGTGCGGCGGGTCGCGCCGTCCCGCTCGACGACTTCGCGCTGTCCCTGACGGCGTACGTGGACAGCCTGATCCCCGGTGTCCTCGACCTCACCCAGCGGCCGCTGCCCGACTACCTGGACTCCGCCGAGTACGGCCGTGTGGTGCGCGGCTTCTTCGACCTCGCGTCCGACGTCATCAGCAACGACAACCCGGCGGCGATGCGCGAGTTCGACGTCATCGTGCCCTTCGTGCGCGACCTCCTGACGGCCAACTTCGACGCCCTGGACGCCGCGCCCGAATCCAACATGATCCGGCGTCACTTCGTGCTGTGGGGCCTGCCGTTCACCCGCGCCTCCGTCGCCGCACTCGATGCTGCGCGGATCAAGGAACTCGGCACCGTCATCGTCGCCACGTACGACACGACGGCGCTCAGCCTGACCTGGGCGATCGGCTACGTGGAGGCGACGCCCGAGGTCAAGGCGGCCGTGGTGGCGGAGGCCAGGCGCGGCGGCGGGGCGGGGTGCCCGCGCGCGACCGCGTCGCCGTCCGTGATCGACCTCGCGGTCTTGGAGGCCGTACGCCTGGGCGGCAGCAATCCCAGCGCCCTGTGGCGCCGTACGACCGAACCCTTCACCCTGCACCACGAGGGCGCGGCGGTGACCGTGCCCGCGGGCACCATGATGTGGCTGGACCGGCGGCAGGCCAACCGCGATCCCGCCGTCTTCCCCGAGCCGTGCCGCTTCGCCCCCGCCAACATCGAGGCCATCGTCCGCACCGACCGGGAGACGGTCTCCTCGCTGCTCTCCCGAGGCCGCTACGAGATCAACTCGTTCAGCATGGTCAACGCCGACCGGAACCCCCGCAAATGCCCCGGCCGCCTCTTCTCGGTGCGGATGCAGTCCGTGGTCCTCGCGGAGCTGTACGGCCACTACACGGTCGCCACGCGGGGCGTCGACCTCCGCCTGAAGCACCACGCCTCCATGCCGCGCCCCGCAAGCCCCGGAACCATCACGATCCGGCCCGACGCAGACGTGGCGCGCGATCCCGCGACCCGGAGGGAGCCGACCCCATGA
- a CDS encoding 2OG-Fe(II) oxygenase family protein — protein sequence MSAATMTLQRAGVTATGLCFDAADGLSRALRDGCFLLAIPAGFDPAPGITLCREFHRAPDDGTAATRAYRGFKDLTGVYFDREHFQTEHLLIDGPGRDRHFPPELRAMTEQMSALTLLVLREAMTELGIASSLWSEITGGAVDGLGTHWFAANHYRPERVQPGCAPHKDTGFVTVLYNEEPGLEASVDGAWVPVDPVPGHFVVNFGGAFELLTAALDRPVRAILHHVRQCTPAPGAADRFSFAAFANPPATGDLYQVREDGTAAAVRSSEDFLREFNERTWSDRHADFGIGGSS from the coding sequence ATGAGCGCCGCGACCATGACCCTCCAGCGCGCCGGCGTCACGGCCACCGGCCTGTGCTTCGACGCGGCCGACGGCTTGTCCCGCGCGCTGCGCGACGGTTGCTTCCTGCTCGCCATCCCCGCCGGGTTCGATCCGGCCCCCGGCATCACCCTGTGCCGCGAGTTCCACCGTGCGCCCGACGACGGGACGGCGGCGACCCGGGCGTACCGAGGCTTCAAGGACCTGACGGGCGTCTACTTCGACCGGGAGCACTTCCAGACCGAGCACCTGCTCATCGACGGCCCCGGGCGCGACCGGCACTTCCCGCCCGAACTCCGCGCCATGACCGAGCAGATGAGCGCCCTGACGCTGCTCGTACTGCGCGAGGCGATGACCGAACTCGGCATCGCCTCCTCGCTGTGGAGCGAGATCACCGGCGGCGCCGTCGACGGCCTCGGCACCCACTGGTTCGCGGCGAACCACTACCGTCCCGAGCGGGTCCAGCCGGGCTGTGCCCCGCACAAGGACACCGGATTCGTGACCGTGCTCTACAACGAGGAGCCCGGCCTCGAAGCGTCCGTCGACGGTGCCTGGGTGCCCGTCGACCCCGTGCCGGGCCACTTCGTGGTGAACTTCGGCGGCGCCTTCGAACTGCTCACCGCCGCACTCGATCGCCCGGTGCGGGCGATCCTGCACCACGTGCGGCAGTGCACCCCGGCCCCTGGCGCCGCGGACCGCTTCTCCTTCGCCGCCTTCGCCAACCCGCCCGCCACGGGTGACCTCTACCAGGTGCGCGAGGACGGCACGGCCGCCGCGGTGCGCAGCTCCGAGGACTTCCTGCGCGAGTTCAACGAACGCACCTGGTCCGACCGGCACGCCGACTTCGGCATCGGCGGTTCGTCATGA
- a CDS encoding tRNA-dependent cyclodipeptide synthase, with the protein MSLDAQGIAAPIPRIAPTRRTRYKAEIASVSPESSRNTFERRDTCFLGVSLENSNFTTAKLTSMVKWISRRFSRCTVLVGDSIHRLTLQSTQGMTPECALERALALGRSFVEGAGQVFDEYRESTDFTFLSCNDVQKREEYAQFHNKLLAFFDENEEFRSSVESFGHAYHRKRAEGVSAADLEKRIRMSSDYFLEEFAVFACLKEQGLPVMVYPGSFSTLSEIAKGQHPGAPEELRDLVVVSLHLKGR; encoded by the coding sequence CTGCTCCGATACCACGGATAGCGCCCACCCGCAGGACGCGTTACAAGGCGGAGATCGCGTCGGTTTCCCCGGAATCGAGCAGGAACACCTTCGAACGGCGCGATACATGTTTTCTCGGCGTCAGCCTAGAGAACAGCAACTTCACCACTGCCAAACTCACGAGCATGGTCAAGTGGATCTCCCGGAGATTCAGCAGGTGCACCGTGCTCGTCGGCGACAGTATTCACAGGCTCACCCTGCAGTCGACTCAGGGAATGACGCCCGAGTGCGCCCTTGAAAGGGCTCTTGCGCTCGGCAGGAGCTTTGTGGAGGGCGCGGGCCAGGTCTTCGACGAGTACCGAGAGAGTACCGACTTCACCTTCCTGAGCTGCAATGACGTGCAGAAGAGGGAAGAGTATGCCCAGTTTCACAATAAACTCCTCGCCTTCTTCGACGAGAACGAAGAGTTTCGCTCCTCGGTGGAATCGTTCGGCCACGCCTATCACCGGAAGCGGGCCGAAGGAGTCAGTGCGGCCGACCTGGAAAAGCGCATCCGCATGTCCAGCGACTACTTTCTGGAAGAGTTCGCCGTCTTCGCCTGCCTCAAGGAGCAGGGGCTGCCCGTCATGGTCTACCCCGGATCGTTCAGCACCTTGTCCGAGATAGCCAAGGGTCAGCATCCCGGAGCCCCTGAAGAGCTGCGTGACCTCGTCGTGGTGTCCCTCCATCTGAAAGGCCGGTGA
- a CDS encoding 2OG-Fe(II) oxygenase family protein, protein MYAKRSPDNPALGDAHLERARIVDGTLDFGDSGVRNRAFRDGVFLLEIPPELDVSAGDAFARQFYEGPAATPYGRFRDIGSDRFGDPLLGFHQRINQIEQFLLERRFWAADYPPEIAALGEALTRLSRQVLRSVLAEVGIPEEDWRRATGGCSQCAGSYHLTFNHYRPAHEDIGLSSHKDDGFLTILRTTAPGLEVSREDHWETVPAHPDCLIVNFGLSMEILTAGSRMPVAAIMHRVARQQEDRSSFGHFSSSGCLPGEDEGIYRYVRGRGLERVCGSRELIDENDYEIYAGTDAPVAAKGARR, encoded by the coding sequence GTGTACGCGAAGCGGTCTCCCGACAATCCCGCCCTCGGTGACGCCCACCTCGAAAGGGCCCGCATAGTCGACGGGACCCTTGACTTCGGAGATTCCGGGGTGCGCAACCGGGCTTTCCGGGACGGCGTCTTCCTCCTGGAGATCCCGCCCGAACTCGATGTGTCGGCGGGTGACGCGTTCGCGCGGCAGTTCTACGAAGGACCCGCCGCGACGCCGTACGGCCGGTTCCGGGACATCGGCAGCGACCGCTTCGGTGATCCGCTGCTCGGCTTCCACCAACGGATCAACCAGATCGAGCAGTTCCTCCTGGAGCGCCGGTTCTGGGCCGCCGACTACCCGCCGGAGATCGCCGCACTCGGCGAGGCGCTCACCCGGCTCTCGCGGCAGGTGCTGCGTTCCGTCCTCGCCGAGGTGGGCATTCCCGAGGAGGACTGGCGGCGGGCGACCGGCGGCTGCTCGCAGTGCGCGGGCTCGTACCACCTGACGTTCAACCACTACCGGCCCGCGCACGAGGACATCGGGCTCAGCTCCCACAAGGACGACGGGTTCCTCACCATCCTGCGGACGACCGCCCCGGGCCTCGAGGTCAGCCGCGAGGACCACTGGGAGACCGTCCCCGCCCATCCGGACTGCCTCATCGTCAACTTCGGCCTGTCCATGGAGATCCTGACCGCCGGAAGCCGCATGCCCGTCGCCGCCATCATGCACAGGGTCGCCCGCCAACAGGAGGACCGGTCCAGCTTCGGGCACTTCAGCTCGAGCGGCTGCCTGCCCGGCGAGGACGAGGGCATCTACCGCTACGTACGCGGCAGGGGTCTGGAACGCGTCTGCGGCTCGCGCGAACTCATCGACGAGAACGACTACGAGATCTACGCGGGTACCGATGCGCCGGTCGCCGCGAAGGGCGCACGCCGATGA